In Actinoplanes octamycinicus, the genomic window CTGCGGCGCGGCTGGTGGCGGCGCGGACACCCTCGGCAAAGTGCCGGTACGCTGAACGCCACCCCGTGAGGTCCGACACGAGCCGGGACCTGGGGAATGGTGAATGCCTAGCATGGCGTTCTACCGGGCGTACACACCAATCTTGAGGAGTCGGCAGTGGACGAGGTCCGCAATCTGATCATCATCGGTTCGGGACCGTCCGGGTACACGGCGGCGTTGTATGCCGCGCGCGCCAACCTCAAGCCCCTCGTCATCGAGGGCGTGCAGTCCGGCGGCGCGCTGATGACCACCACCGAGGTGGAGAATTTCCCGGGTCACCGTGACGGCATCATGGGTCCCGAGCTGATGGACAACATGCGCGCCCAGGCGGAGAAGTTCGGCGCCGAGTTCATCACCGACGACGTGAGCCGGGTCGAGCTGACCGACAAGCCGACCGAGGCCGGCACCGAGGGCCTGAAAACGGTGTGGGTCGGTGACCAGCAGTTCTTCGCCCGCGCGGTGATCCTGGCGACCGGCTCCGCGTGGCGCCCGATCGGCGTGCCCGGCGAGCAGGAGCTGCTCGGCCACGGTGTCTCGTCCTGCGCCACCTGTGACGGCTTCTTCTTCCGCGGTCAGCACATCGTGGTGGTCGGCGGCGGCGACTCGGCGATGGAGGAGGCGACCTTCCTCACCCGGTTCGCCGAGACCGTGACCATCGTGCACCGCCGCGACTCGTTCCGGGCCAGCAAGGTCATGCAGAGGCGGGCGCTGGACAACGAGAAGATCAAGGTCGAGTGGAACTCGGTGGTCGAGGAGATCCTGGGTTCCGACGGCAAGGTGGTCGGCGTCCGGCTGAAGAACGTGCAGACCGGCGAGACCAAGGTGCTCGACGTGACCGGTGTCTTCGTGGCGATCGGCCACGACCCGCGCAGCGAGCTCTTCAAGGGCCAGGTCGAGCTGGACGACGAGGGCTATGTGAAGGTGGACTCGCCCAGCACCCGGACCAACGTCCCGGGCGTGTTCGCCGCCGGTGACCTGGTCGACCACACGTACCGGCAGGCGATCACCGCCTCCGGCACCGGCTGTGCCGCGGCGCTGGACGCCGAGCGCTTCATCGCTTCATTCGTAGAGCTGTAAGACCGGGAGGGTCCACGTGAAGGTCGTCACCGACAAGACGTTCGCCGTCGACGTGCTGGAGTCCGACAAGCCAGTGCTGGTGGATTTCTGGGCCGAGTGGTGTGTGCCGTGCAAGAAGGTCGACCCGCTGCTCGCCGAGATCGCCGACTCGGAGCTGGGCTCGCAGGTGGAGATCGTCAAGGTCAACATTGACGAGAACCCGCAGACGGCGCTCGCCTACCAGGTGATGTCGGTGCCCACGCTGGCCATCTTCAAGGGCGGCGAGCGGGTCAACCTGGTGACCGGCGCCAAGCCGAAGAGCTTCCTGGTCAACTTCATCGAGTCCGCGCTCTGATCGGTTGCCGCAACCCCGCGTCCGCAGTCGGACGCGGGGTTCTCTTTGTGCCCCGGAGTACGCTCCGGAAGGTCGTCCTTTCTCGCCCCTGGGAGTCGTGAGTGCGGTCCATCCGACGCGGAGACACCGGCCCTGCCGTTTCCGAGATCCGGTCGATCCTGGCCGGCCTGGAGTTGCTCGCCGACCGTGAGCCGGATCTCTTCGACGAGAGCGTGGAGGACGCGGTCCGCGCCTTCCAGCAGAGTCGTGGGCTCGGCGTGGACGGCATGGTCGGCGACGAGACGTGGGGCGCGCTGGACGGCGCCCGCTGGCGCCTCGGCTCGCGCACGCTGTTCCACTCGGTGCCCGGCGCGCTGGTCGGCGAGGACGTCCGGGCCCTGCAGGAGCGCCTGCTGGAGATGGGCTACGACGCCGGCCGTCCGGACTCGATCTACGGCGCCCGGACCGCCCGCGCGGTCGCCCAGTTCCAGCGCGAGGTGGGCCTGGTCCAGGACGGCTCGGTCGGCCCGCAGACGATGAAGGCGTTGCGCCGGCTGGGCCGCAAGGTGGTCGGTGGCCGCCCGCAGTGGCTGCGCGAGGCGGAGGCGTTTCGGCAGTCCGGGCCGAACCTGGTGGGCAAGACCATCGTGATCGACCCCGGGCACGGCGGCGGCGACGACACCGGCGTGGTGGTGCCCGACGGGCCGCTCCGCTGGACCGAGGCCGACCTGGTGTTCGACCTGGCCGCCCGGCTCGAGGGCCGGCTCGCCGCGGCCGGCATGCGGGTGCACCTGACCCGCGGCCCGCAGCCGGCCGAGCCGATGAGCGGCTCCGAGCGCGCCGCGCTGGCCAACAGTCTCGGCGCCGACCTGCTGATCTCGCTACACCTGGACGGCGTCGCGTCGCCGGCGGCCGAGGGCGTGGCGACCTACCACTACGGCACCGGCAGCGGGATGAGCAGCACCGTCGGCGAGCGCCTCGCCGCGCTGGTGCAGCGCGAGATCGTGGTCCGCACCGGGATGCACGACTGCCGCACCCACGCCAAGACCTGGGACCTGCTGCGCCTGACCCGGATGCCGACGGTCCGCGTCGACCTGGGTTATCTGACCTCTCCGGCCGACCGCGAGCGGCTGGTCAACCCGATGTTCCGGGAGCAGATCGTCGAGGCGATCCTGGCCGCGGTGCAGCGGATGTATTTCCCGGTGGAGCGGGACGTGCCGACCGGCTCGATCGACGTCCGGCAGCTGCGGATGGCGCTGGCCGAGCGGGGCTGACGCCCCGGTCCGCGCTCAGTTCTCCATCGAGCTGGTCGCCGGCATCGGGCGGAGCAGCTTCTCCGGGCTCATCGAGCCGAGCAGCTTCTCCAGCGCGTACTCCACATCCGACTTCCAGGAGAGGGCGGTCCGCAGCTCCAGCCGCAGCCGCGGGTACCGCGGGTGCGGGCGGACCGTCTTGAAGCCCACCGACAGGAAGAAGTCGACCGGGGCGACGCACGCCCCCTCCTTCTCCTCGTCCGGCTTGGCGTCGCCGAAAGCCTCGATCGCCTTGACGCCGCGCTTGGTGAGGTCGCGGGCGACCCCCTGCACCAGCATCCGGCCCAGGCCGCCACCGGCGAACGCGGGCACCACCTTGGCCGTGGTGAGCAGCGCGGCGTCGGCGCTGACCGGCGAGGTGGGGAAGGCCATCGAGCGGGGGACGTAGGCCGGTGGGGCGTACATCACGAAACCGGCCGGCATGCCGTCCACATAGACCAGCTTGCCGCAGGAACCCCACTCCAGAAGTGTCTGCGAGACCCAGGCCTCCTTGTCCAGCCCGGGGTCGCCGGAGGCGCAGGCCCGCTCGGCGGAGACCGGGTCAAGCTCCCAGTAGACACACTGCCGGCAGGGCCGGGGCAGATCCTCGAGCGTGTCGAGAGTGAGATTGACCAGGCGTCGCGACATCGGCGAACTCCCCGCACGAGGGACACGGAAGCGGGCCGCTGTCTCCGCGCCCTGGAAAATCGTACGTCGTAGCACCCATGAACGGGAGCAGTCGTGGATGTCTCCGCCGATTAGGCTGGGCGGAGTTTTCCGCTCTTCCTCTGGGGGTGACCCGCATGACCGGTACTACTCAGGACGACTACACCGATCGGTACGCGCGGAGGGTTCGTGGGATGACCACGTCCGAGATCCGCGCCCTGTTCGCCGTCGCCAGCCGGCCCGAGGTGGTGTCGCTGGCCGGCGGCTCGCCGTACATCGCCGCCCTGCCACTCGACGCGGTCGGCGAGATGCTGAACCAGCTCGGCTCCACGCACGGCGCCACCAGCCTGCAGTACGGCATCGGCCAGGGCACGATCGAGCTGCGGGAGCAGATCTGCGAGGTGATGGCCCTCTCCGGGATCACCGGCGCCTCCCCCGACGACGTGGTCGTCACGGTCGGCGGTCAGCAGGCCCTGGATCTGCTGGCCCGGCTGTTCCTGGACCCGGGCGACGTGGTGCTCGCCGAGGGACCGACCTATGTCGGCGCACTCGGCGTCCTCCAAGCCGCCCAGGCACAGGTGCGCCACGTGGCCATGGACGAGGCAGGGCTGATCCCGGAGGCGCTCGAGGAAGCTCTTCTCGAGTTGGCGCAGGCCGGGAAGCGAGCCAAATTCCTCTACACCATCCCGACGTTCCAGAACCCGGCCGGCGTCACGCTCTCCGACGAGCGGCGGGAGCGGGTGCTCGACATCTGCGAGCGGGCCGGGCTGCTGGTGATCGAGGACGATCCGTACGGGTTGCTGTCCTTCGAGGGCGACGCGCCGCGGCCGTTGCGGGCCCGGCGCCGCGACGGGGTCTTCTACTGCAGCACCTTCTCCAAGACGTTCGCCCCCGGCCTGCGGGTCGGCTGGGTGCTCGCCCCGCACGCCGTCCGGGAGAAACTGGTCATGATGAGCGAGGCGAACGTGCTCTGCCCGAGCGCCTTCGCGCAGGGCGCGGTCACCCAGTACCTGACCACGATGCCGTGGCAGGAGCAGATCAAGGTGTACCGGGAGATCTACCGGGAGCGGCGGGACGCCCTGCTCAGCGCGCTGACCGATCTGATGCCGGCCGGCACCACGTGGACCCGGCCGGGCGGTGGCCTGTTCGTCTGGGCCACCCTCCCCGAGGGCCTCGACTCGAAGGCGATGATGCCGCGCGCGATCGCCGCCCGGGTCGCCTACGTGCCCGGAACGGGCTTCTACGCCGACGGCACCGGCCGGGGCAACCTGCGGCTCAACTTCTCGTTCTCCGCCCCGGAGCGGCTGCGTGAGGGCGTGCGCCGCCTGTCCGGGGTGATGGAGCAGGAGCTCGCCATGCGCGCGGTCTTCGGCAGCTCCACCTCCCTCTCCGCGCAGCGCCGCCGCGGCCCGGCCGCCGCGGACGCGCCCGGACCGGACTTGGCATGATCACCGCTATGGGTTCGCGTGACGAGTTACGAGTGCTGGTGCTGGCCGGCGGCCTCTCCTACGAGCGGGACGTCTCGCTCCGGTCCGGCCGCCGGGTGCTGGACGCGCTGCGCTCCACCGGGATGACGGCGGAACTGCACGACGCCGACGTCTCGCTGCTGCCCGCGTTGCAGGCCGACCCGCCGGACGCGGTGGTCATCGCCCTGCACGGGGCGACCGGGGAGGACGGGTCGCTGCGCGGGGTGCTCGACCTGTGCGGGGTGCCCTACGTCGGCGCCGACGCGCGGACCGCCCGGCTCGCCTGGGACAAGCCGTCCGCCAAGTCCCGGCTGCGCGAGGCCGGGATCCCGACGCCGGACTGGGTGGCGTTGCCGCACGACCGGTTCTCCGAGCTGGGTGCGGTGGCGGTGCTGGACCGGATCGTCGAGCGGCTCGGGCTGCCGCTGATGGTGAAACCCGCCCAGGGCGGGTCCGGTCTGGGGGCCGCGGTGGTCCGGGAGGCGGCGGATCTTCCGGCTGCGATGGTGGGGTGCTTTGCGTACGACTCGACCGCGCTGGTCGAGCAGTATGTCAGCGGGACCCGGCTCGCCGTGTCGATCGTCGACCTGGGGACGGGGCCGGAGGCACTCCCGATCGTGGAGATCGTCCCCCGCGACGGGGTCTATGACTACGCGGCCCGTTACACGGCGGGGTTGACGACGTGGCATGTGCCGGCGCGTCTCGATCCGGAGGTGGCGGCGCGGGTGTCGGAGACGGCGTTGACGGCGTACAAGGCGCTCGGGCTGCGCGACCTGTCCCGGATCGATGTGATCGTGTCGGAGGGTGGGGAGCCGCAGGTCCTCGGGTGCAATGTGTCGCCGGGGATGACGGAGACGTCGTTGCTGCCGTTGGCGGTCCAGGCCGCCGGGGTGGACCTCGGGGCGGTCCTCGGGGCGTTGGTGGGGAGGGCGGTCGCTCGTCAGGGCTGATCGTGGTGGTGCTGAGCGGGGTGCGTGCCGGGTGGGCACGCACCCCGCTTCTCGTTCCGGCCGCTCATCACGGGAACGCTGCCGCTTCTCCATAGTTGCCGGCGCTCCCGCGCTTTAGTTCCTGGCACTCCCGCGCTCTAGTTCCTGGCGCTCCGGCGCTTCCCGTCCGCAGCAATACCTCCACTCGCGCGCCTCCTCGCCCGCAGCGGTTCCTCCGCTTGCGCGCCTCCTCGCCCGCAGCAGTTCCTCCGCTCGCGCGCCTCCTCGCCCGCGGCGGTTCCTCCGCTCGCGCGCCTCCTCGCCCGCAGCAGTTCCTCCGCTCTGCGCGCCTCCTCGGCAACGGCGATCCACTTGCGCGCCTCCTCGGTCACGACGAATCCGCACCTGCGCCACTCCTCGGCAACGGCGATTCTCGCGCTTGCGCGCCTCCTCGGCCGCGGCGATTTCGCACCTGCCCGCCTCCTCGGCAACGGCGATTCCTCCGCTTGCGCGCTTCCTCGGCAACGGCGACGCTTGCGAGCCTTCGGCCGCGGCGATTCCTCCGCTTAGGTGCCTCGCATGCGGCGGCGGTCTCTCGGCTTGCGTGTCTCTCGGCGCCACTGTGCTGCCCTTAGCGTCGACACGTCGTTCTCCGCCGGTGCCGTCGTTGGCCGTCCTGCGCACCCCATCCTTGTGCAGGCGTGTTGGCGTGATGGTTTCACGTGAAACGGAGAGCCTCGTTCCACGGGGCGCGTTCGTCTGCTCGACCCCGGACGGGCGGGGCTGCACTCAGGGAGTGTGGTCGACTTCCTCGATGTCGCCGATCACGCTGGAGAGGCTGGGCGTCGCCGACGCGGTGGGCTGGTGCGGGATCGGGAGGCCGGTTCCGTTCGGCGCCGCCGTGCCGGGCACGTTGCCCGTGTGGTGGGCCGCGGTGGTGCCGGGCTGGCTGCCGGCGGCTGGGGAGTCGCTATGGCGTACCCAAGAATCTGTCGTCGGCGCCGCGGCCTGGACGTCGCCAAGCGTCGCTGGACGACGGCCGTCCTCGCGATCGTCGTCGGTGCTCGTGGTCGGGACGGTGAGGGTGGCCGGCGACTCCCACGCGATGTGGGCGGGCTCGGCGTTGGCCTTGCCGCCGAAGTCAGCGAGCCACGCGGCGACGAGGGCCAGATTCTCCCGCCACTGGTGCTCGGGGATGACCGGCAGGATGTCGTCCCAGAGCGACAGGAAAGTTCCGCGCAGCTGCAACCGGCCGTAGGGCCTCGCGAGGAACCACATGTGCAGGTGCGCCGAACCGTCGCCCCACCGATTGACGTGCACGCGGGCGACGCCGTCGAGAGACCGGATCGCGCGCTCCAGCCGGACCGTCATCACGCCGAGTTCGGCCGCGAGAAGGTTCGGCAGATCGCCGAGGTCGAGGTGCGACCGGCACTCCAGGATCAGCACCATCGGGAGCCCGGTGGGCCGGTCCATGGCGCGGACGCGCCACCGCTCCGACACCCAGATGTACGCGTCGTCGGGCGTCCCGCAAGCCACACAGTCTGACCCGTCCTCACCGCTCCGCGGCGGCTCCACCTCCACCGGCGGAGCAAGCTTCTTGACTCGCATGTCGCCCTCGAACGGGAACGACGGCCAGCGAGTGAAGTCCGGCAGCGGGCCGGTGTTCTCAGACACGACGTGACCTTAGCCCAGCCCACAACAGCCTGTCCCGGGTCAATTTCGCACGATCGGGGGAGCCGGCCAACGCCTCGCCCTCAGGCCCGAGCGGCCCCCTCCGCGCGGCCGTTTCCCGCAGCGATGTCACCCGCAACCTCACCAGGCGCGGGGCCAAAGCGCTGGGACAGCTTCGCACTCACCGTCATGCGAGCGCCCATTGCTGTCGGCAGGCTCCACACCGACAAGGACCTCACCCGCGCTAGTCCCCACGCGGCAAGGAGCTCACCCGCCCTGGTCCCCACGCGGCGAGAAGCTCACCCCCACCCTGGTCTCCCACGCGGCAAGGAGCTCACCCCACCCTGGTCTCCCACGGGGAAAGGCGTTAACTCCGGGCCCAGATCTCGGCTAGTTCGCCCAGCAGCCTTTCGTGCGCCGGCCGTCCTGACGGCCCCATGCAGGCTCGCGTGCCCAAGCCCGCTCATGAACCCTTTTCCCACCGCCGCTCAATCCGGCTCACAAGCCCCTCCGGTTCAGGTGCCCGGTCCGGCGCACTGACTCACCCCTGCTCACTGCTCGGTCCGGGTCACGAATCCCTCCCGGCTCGGCACACTGGCCCTTCCCCGCTCACTGCTCGGTCCGGGTCACGAATCCTTCCCGACTCCGGTGCCTGGCCCGGTGCAGAGACCACCTTCCTACTCACCGCTCGGTCCCGGTCCGAACCCTTCCCGCCTCGGGTGCCCAGCCGGGCGCACAGACCCCTCCCTGCTCGCCGCTCCGTCCGGGTCACGAACCCTTCCCGCCTCGGGCGCCCAGCCCCGTGCACAGACCCCTCCCTGCTCACCGCTCGGTCCGGGTCACGAACCCTTCCCGGCTGGGGTCCCCGGTCGCGCGCACGAACCCTTGCCGTCTTGAGCGCCCGGTCGGCCCATGGACCGATCGCAGCTTGCGCTCGATCCGGCTCGCTAACCCCTTCCGGCTCGCGCGCCCGGCCCGGTTCCTGCGACCCAGCCCGCTGACCGCTGCCGTCGGCTGCTGGCTGCTGGCTGCTGGCTATACAAGCCGTCTTCCTGGTGCGCCGAACTCGTAACTGCCGTGGACGTGACACAGGTCGGATGATGACCCGGCCAGGTCGTTGTGCCGACCCGACTCGTGTCGGCCCACCCGGCTACCGCGCCCCCTCTCGGCTCGGGTTAGCCGCCAGTTCGCAGGGGCCGTCTTACCTTGGCGGGAGCGTGTCGGTGGAGCCGGCCACTCCTCGGCCCGGCAGTCTCAACACGTCGACGAAAGTGAACATGCGACCCTCCACACACCCATCCCCAAGTTATCCACAGAAGTTATCCACAGGCCCACCCGTTTCACGTGAAACACGACGTAGAAGGCTTGCGCGCCCTGTGGATAGTGCAGTGGACGACCCAAAGCCCATCGGCGTCGTTTCACGTGAAACGGCCCACACCCCAGCAGCCCCACCACAATCCACAGCCTGTGGATAACGGCGCCGACCCATGTCCCACAGCCCGCTTTCCTCACTACAAGCCGCCCGCAAGAAGCGCCCTCGCCAACGCCTCGTCCAGTCCACCGGCCGCCGCGCTACAAACCACAACGGGCCAGCCTCTGGCTGCAGGGAGACCTTCGCGAGCCCCCCAGCCCGTCCCGCGCCGAAGGGTCCCGTCATCACCAATGTCGACCGGAAGCAC contains:
- a CDS encoding aminotransferase-like domain-containing protein yields the protein MTGTTQDDYTDRYARRVRGMTTSEIRALFAVASRPEVVSLAGGSPYIAALPLDAVGEMLNQLGSTHGATSLQYGIGQGTIELREQICEVMALSGITGASPDDVVVTVGGQQALDLLARLFLDPGDVVLAEGPTYVGALGVLQAAQAQVRHVAMDEAGLIPEALEEALLELAQAGKRAKFLYTIPTFQNPAGVTLSDERRERVLDICERAGLLVIEDDPYGLLSFEGDAPRPLRARRRDGVFYCSTFSKTFAPGLRVGWVLAPHAVREKLVMMSEANVLCPSAFAQGAVTQYLTTMPWQEQIKVYREIYRERRDALLSALTDLMPAGTTWTRPGGGLFVWATLPEGLDSKAMMPRAIAARVAYVPGTGFYADGTGRGNLRLNFSFSAPERLREGVRRLSGVMEQELAMRAVFGSSTSLSAQRRRGPAAADAPGPDLA
- the trxB gene encoding thioredoxin-disulfide reductase, whose product is MDEVRNLIIIGSGPSGYTAALYAARANLKPLVIEGVQSGGALMTTTEVENFPGHRDGIMGPELMDNMRAQAEKFGAEFITDDVSRVELTDKPTEAGTEGLKTVWVGDQQFFARAVILATGSAWRPIGVPGEQELLGHGVSSCATCDGFFFRGQHIVVVGGGDSAMEEATFLTRFAETVTIVHRRDSFRASKVMQRRALDNEKIKVEWNSVVEEILGSDGKVVGVRLKNVQTGETKVLDVTGVFVAIGHDPRSELFKGQVELDDEGYVKVDSPSTRTNVPGVFAAGDLVDHTYRQAITASGTGCAAALDAERFIASFVEL
- a CDS encoding GNAT family N-acetyltransferase, which gives rise to MSRRLVNLTLDTLEDLPRPCRQCVYWELDPVSAERACASGDPGLDKEAWVSQTLLEWGSCGKLVYVDGMPAGFVMYAPPAYVPRSMAFPTSPVSADAALLTTAKVVPAFAGGGLGRMLVQGVARDLTKRGVKAIEAFGDAKPDEEKEGACVAPVDFFLSVGFKTVRPHPRYPRLRLELRTALSWKSDVEYALEKLLGSMSPEKLLRPMPATSSMEN
- a CDS encoding N-acetylmuramoyl-L-alanine amidase; translated protein: MRSIRRGDTGPAVSEIRSILAGLELLADREPDLFDESVEDAVRAFQQSRGLGVDGMVGDETWGALDGARWRLGSRTLFHSVPGALVGEDVRALQERLLEMGYDAGRPDSIYGARTARAVAQFQREVGLVQDGSVGPQTMKALRRLGRKVVGGRPQWLREAEAFRQSGPNLVGKTIVIDPGHGGGDDTGVVVPDGPLRWTEADLVFDLAARLEGRLAAAGMRVHLTRGPQPAEPMSGSERAALANSLGADLLISLHLDGVASPAAEGVATYHYGTGSGMSSTVGERLAALVQREIVVRTGMHDCRTHAKTWDLLRLTRMPTVRVDLGYLTSPADRERLVNPMFREQIVEAILAAVQRMYFPVERDVPTGSIDVRQLRMALAERG
- the trxA gene encoding thioredoxin; the encoded protein is MKVVTDKTFAVDVLESDKPVLVDFWAEWCVPCKKVDPLLAEIADSELGSQVEIVKVNIDENPQTALAYQVMSVPTLAIFKGGERVNLVTGAKPKSFLVNFIESAL
- a CDS encoding D-alanine--D-alanine ligase family protein, which codes for MGSRDELRVLVLAGGLSYERDVSLRSGRRVLDALRSTGMTAELHDADVSLLPALQADPPDAVVIALHGATGEDGSLRGVLDLCGVPYVGADARTARLAWDKPSAKSRLREAGIPTPDWVALPHDRFSELGAVAVLDRIVERLGLPLMVKPAQGGSGLGAAVVREAADLPAAMVGCFAYDSTALVEQYVSGTRLAVSIVDLGTGPEALPIVEIVPRDGVYDYAARYTAGLTTWHVPARLDPEVAARVSETALTAYKALGLRDLSRIDVIVSEGGEPQVLGCNVSPGMTETSLLPLAVQAAGVDLGAVLGALVGRAVARQG